One genomic region from Quercus robur chromosome 4, dhQueRobu3.1, whole genome shotgun sequence encodes:
- the LOC126722546 gene encoding protein NRT1/ PTR FAMILY 5.4-like, giving the protein MNYNSHKDEKKVDSAQQKPSKKGGWKAAIFLLFIAVVERFSFFGLSAILVTYLTNELHQRTSTAAKNVNIWTGVSNIVPLFSAFVADSFLGRFKTIVLACVIYLVGMTLLSLSVSVVPLDYRKVIIFVALYIITIGEGGHRPCVQTFAADQFEEDSLENKKVKSSFFNCWTVATVMLAVAMAVALILLLLGIKSWTVATVMLAVAMAVALILLLLGIKRYRKQVPLGSPITTVAQVLVAAARKWRVEKKRDSGGDYCEDGLLTPGQPKTWTLIHTNQPRCLDKAMIFDKHDAIRKVRDPWRLCYLNQVEEVKLVLRLFPVWLSCLMYAIIVALMNTFSVKQGSTLQRSITPHFVLPPASLQAIVALTIILSMPIYERFFVPIARKFTGHPSGITMLQRVGVGLFLSILIMVVSSLVETKRINVVKEYNLLDHPNVKVPMKVWWLLPQYIITGLVEIFAFVGLQELFYSQMPEAMRSLGSAINLSVNGIGNLVSSAIISMVQAISSKHGEEWLGDNLNRAHLNYFYWVLAGISALNFCFFLWIAKRFAYKKLDEDDVLEEKESGAIDRDTGEEII; this is encoded by the exons ATGAATTATAACAGCCATAAAGATGAAAAGAAGGTCGACTCTGCACAACAAAAGCCCTCCAAGAAGGGTGGTTGGAAAGCTGCCATATTCCTCTTAT TCATTGCCGTAGTAGAGCGATTTTCGTTCTTTGGCTTGTCTGCAATCCTCGTCACATACCTCACAAATGAACTTCATCAACGTACATCCACAGCGGCTAAGAATGTCAACATATGGACTGGCGTATCCAATATCGTCCCTTTGTTTTCAGCCTTTGTAGCCGATTCCTTCTTGGGAAGGTTCAAAACAATTGTTTTGGCTTGTGTCATTTATCTTGTG GGAATGACTTTGTTATCATTGTCAGTATCAGTAGTTCCCTTGGATTATCGCAAAGTGATAATCTTTGTAGCACTTTACATAATAACAATTGGGGAAGGTGGGCACAGACCATGCGTCCAAACCTTTGCAGCAGACCAATTTGAAGAGGATTCACTCGAGAATAAAAAGGTCAAGAGTTCATTCTTTAACTG CTGGACTGTTGCAACTGTAATGTTGGCAGTAGCAATGGCAGTGGCACTGATATTGTTATTGCTAGGAATTAAGAG CTGGACTGTTGCAACTGTAATGTTGGCAGTAGCAATGGCAGTGGCACTGATCTTGTTATTGCTAGGAATTAAGAGGTACCGTAAACAAGTTCCCCTTGGGAGCCCGATAACGACAGTGGCACAGGTACTTGTGGCAGCCGCGAGGAAGTGGCGGGTGGAGAAGAAGCGCGACAGTGGTGGTGATTATTGTGAAGATGGGCTCCTTACACCGGGTCAACCTAAGACTTGGACTTTGATCCATACAAATCAGCCGAG GTGTTTGGACAAGGCAATGATTTTTGATAAACACGATGCCATAAGAAAAGTTCGAGATCCTTGGAGGCTATGCTATTTAAATCAAGTAGAAGAAGTGAAGCTTGTTCTACGCCTTTTTCCCGTATGGTTGAGTTGCTTAATGTACGCAATAATCGTAGCGCTAATGAATACCTTCTCTGTAAAACAAGGTAGTACACTGCAACGATCCATTACACCTCATTTTGTCCTCCCCCCAGCTTCACTTCAAGCCATTGTTGCCCTCACAATCATACTCAGTATGCCCATCTATGAACGATTTTTTGTCCCCATTGCTAGAAAATTCACAGGACATCCATCTGGCATAACTATGCTACAAAGGGTAGGCGTTGGTCTATTTCTCTCTATATTGATCATGGTTGTGTCAAGTCTAGTAGAGACGAAAAGGATAAATGTTGTAAAAGAGTATAACCTATTGGACCACCCTAATGTAAAAGTACCAATGAAAGTGTGGTGGCTACTACCACAATATATAATTACTGGTTTGGTTGAGATATTCGCATTTGTTGGTCTCCAAGAGCTGTTTTATTCTCAAATGCCAGAGGCAATGAGAAGCTTAGGATCAGCAATAAACCTTAGTGTTAATGGAATTGGAAATCTTGTTAGCAGTGCAATTATTTCTATGGTTCAGGCAATTAGTTCAAAGCATGGAGAAGAATGGCTTGGTGACAATCTCAACCGTGCGCATCTTAATTACTTCTACTGGGTGCTGGCTGGGATCAGtgctttgaatttttgtttctttttatggatTGCTAAGCGTTTTGCGTACAAAAAGCTTGACGAGGATGATGTTCTAGAAGAGAAAGAGTCAGGTGCCATCGACAGGGACACGGGTGAGGAGATAATATGA